A genomic stretch from Erwinia sp. E_sp_B01_1 includes:
- the maeB gene encoding NADP-dependent oxaloacetate-decarboxylating malate dehydrogenase — MDDQLKQSALDFHQFPIPGKIQVSPTKPLATQRDLALAYSPGVAAPCLEIAADPLAAHKYTARGNLVAVISNGTAVLGLGNIGALAGKPVMEGKGVLFKKFAGIDVFDIEIDESDPDKLINVIAALEPTFGGINLEDIKAPECFYIEKTLRERMNIPVFHDDQHGTAIICTAAVLNGLRVVEKAISDVRLVVSGAGASAIACMNLLVALGMQKHNIVVCDSKGVIYQGREENMAETKAAYAVQDSGKRTLDEVIAGADIFLGCSGPGVMKPEMVKKMARDPLILALANPEPEILPPLAKEVRPDAIICTGRSDYPNQVNNVLCFPFIFRGALDVGATAINEEMKLAAVHAIAELALAEQSDVVASAYGDQELTFGPDYLIPKPFDPRLIVQIAPAVAKAAMDSGVATRPIEDLDAYREKLTEFVYKTNLFMKPIFSQARKDPKRIVMAEGEEARVLHATQELISLGLAKPILIGRPSVIEMRLKKLGLKIEAGKDFEVVNNESDPRFKAYWGEYYQIMKRRGVSPEQAQRAVIGNPTLIGAIMVHRGEADALICGTIGDYKEHYEVIEKLFGFREDVKVAGAMNALLLPSGNTFIADTYVNEDPTPDQLAELTLMAAETVRRFGIEPKVALLSHSSFGTSNAPAARKMRETLALVKARAPDLEIDGEMHGDAALVESIRQDLMPDSPLKGSANILIMPNVEAARISYNLLRVSCSEGVTVGPVLMGIAKPVHVLTPVASVRRIVNMVALAVVEAQTAPL, encoded by the coding sequence ATGGACGACCAACTGAAGCAGAGTGCGCTCGATTTTCATCAGTTCCCGATCCCGGGAAAAATTCAGGTTTCACCCACCAAACCCCTGGCAACCCAACGCGATCTTGCCCTGGCCTATTCGCCAGGCGTGGCTGCTCCCTGTCTGGAGATTGCCGCCGATCCGCTGGCTGCCCATAAATACACGGCACGAGGCAACCTTGTGGCGGTGATCTCCAACGGCACGGCGGTGCTGGGATTGGGAAACATCGGCGCGCTGGCGGGAAAGCCAGTGATGGAAGGCAAAGGCGTACTGTTCAAAAAATTTGCCGGAATCGACGTGTTTGATATCGAAATAGATGAGAGCGACCCCGACAAATTGATCAATGTCATCGCGGCGCTGGAGCCGACGTTTGGCGGCATTAATCTGGAAGACATCAAGGCACCGGAGTGTTTCTACATCGAGAAAACGCTGCGTGAACGCATGAACATTCCGGTGTTCCACGACGATCAGCACGGCACCGCAATCATCTGTACCGCGGCGGTGTTAAACGGTTTAAGAGTGGTGGAAAAAGCCATTTCTGATGTCCGGCTGGTGGTTTCCGGGGCCGGTGCTTCGGCTATCGCCTGTATGAATCTGCTGGTGGCGCTCGGTATGCAGAAGCACAACATCGTGGTCTGCGATTCGAAAGGGGTGATTTATCAGGGCCGCGAGGAGAACATGGCCGAAACCAAAGCCGCCTATGCGGTGCAGGACAGCGGCAAACGGACGCTGGATGAGGTGATAGCCGGTGCCGATATTTTCCTCGGCTGTTCCGGGCCTGGCGTGATGAAGCCGGAGATGGTGAAAAAAATGGCGCGCGATCCGCTGATCCTCGCGCTTGCCAACCCGGAACCGGAAATTCTGCCGCCGCTGGCGAAAGAGGTTCGCCCGGATGCGATTATCTGTACCGGCCGATCCGATTACCCCAACCAGGTTAACAATGTCCTCTGCTTCCCGTTTATCTTTCGTGGCGCGCTGGATGTGGGGGCCACGGCGATCAATGAAGAGATGAAACTGGCCGCGGTGCACGCCATCGCAGAGCTGGCGCTGGCGGAACAGAGTGACGTGGTGGCCTCCGCCTATGGCGATCAGGAACTCACTTTCGGCCCCGATTACCTGATCCCTAAACCTTTCGATCCGCGCCTGATCGTACAGATCGCGCCAGCGGTAGCTAAGGCCGCTATGGATTCCGGTGTGGCTACCCGGCCCATTGAGGATCTGGATGCCTACCGCGAAAAGCTGACCGAATTCGTCTATAAAACCAACCTGTTTATGAAGCCGATCTTCTCGCAGGCGCGCAAAGATCCCAAACGCATCGTGATGGCTGAAGGGGAAGAGGCGCGAGTGCTTCATGCCACGCAGGAGCTGATTTCGCTGGGCCTGGCAAAGCCGATCCTGATTGGCCGCCCCAGCGTAATAGAGATGCGGCTGAAAAAGCTGGGGCTGAAAATCGAGGCGGGTAAAGATTTTGAGGTGGTCAATAATGAATCGGATCCGCGCTTTAAAGCCTACTGGGGAGAGTATTACCAGATCATGAAGCGCCGTGGCGTTTCGCCTGAACAGGCACAGCGTGCGGTGATCGGCAACCCGACGCTGATTGGCGCAATCATGGTGCATCGCGGTGAGGCTGACGCCTTAATCTGCGGCACCATCGGCGATTACAAAGAGCATTACGAGGTGATCGAAAAGCTGTTTGGCTTCCGGGAGGATGTGAAGGTGGCTGGAGCGATGAATGCGTTGCTGCTGCCCAGCGGCAACACCTTTATTGCGGATACCTATGTCAACGAAGATCCCACGCCGGATCAGCTGGCCGAGCTGACGCTGATGGCTGCAGAAACCGTACGGCGCTTTGGTATTGAACCGAAAGTAGCGCTGCTTTCCCATTCCAGTTTTGGCACCTCAAACGCCCCGGCAGCCCGTAAAATGCGGGAAACGCTGGCGCTGGTGAAGGCCCGCGCGCCGGATTTGGAAATCGACGGCGAGATGCACGGTGATGCCGCGCTGGTGGAGAGTATCCGTCAGGATTTGATGCCTGACAGCCCGCTGAAAGGCTCAGCCAATATCCTGATCATGCCCAATGTAGAGGCTGCGAGGATCAGCTATAACCTGCTGCGCGTCTCCTGTTCGGAAGGGGTCACCGTGGGGCCGGTACTGATGGGCATTGCAAAGCCGGTACATGTTCTGACGCCGGTTGCTTCGGTCAGACGCATCGTCAATATGGTGGCGCTGGCGGTAGTGGAGGCGCAAACGGCACCGCTGTAA
- a CDS encoding sugar-binding transcriptional regulator has translation MEKSTPSQDTELLTEIAVAYYQDEITQEEIARKFGISRIKVGRLLKRAKEEGIVEINVRYHPVFSTRLEQQLLARFPLQRALIALDYQDEDEQRRQVASLVATHLAQTLKDNAVVAVGQGRNIAAVADHPGNVPLRNCHFISGIGGTHRPGDAINADHISRRLARKFGGISETLYAPAYVENRALKESFMQNGTIKETLDRARKADVALVGIGDMNENSYMVKLGWFTPHEIIDASLNQGVTGDVAGYDFFNAQGQHVDTVMNDRVIGLSIDELRKIPCVIAIASENTKAMAILGALRTGAIDIIASSAQNIRTLLNMTK, from the coding sequence ATGGAAAAGAGTACGCCTTCTCAGGACACCGAACTGCTGACGGAAATTGCCGTCGCCTATTATCAGGATGAAATTACCCAGGAAGAGATCGCGCGCAAGTTTGGCATTTCCCGTATCAAAGTAGGACGGCTGCTGAAAAGAGCCAAAGAGGAGGGCATCGTTGAGATCAACGTACGCTATCATCCGGTCTTCAGTACCCGTCTTGAACAGCAACTGCTGGCGCGTTTTCCCCTGCAGCGGGCGCTGATAGCGCTGGATTATCAGGACGAGGATGAGCAGCGACGTCAGGTCGCTTCGCTGGTGGCCACGCATCTCGCGCAGACGCTGAAAGACAATGCCGTGGTGGCCGTAGGGCAGGGCAGAAACATCGCTGCAGTAGCCGATCATCCCGGTAATGTTCCCCTGCGTAACTGCCATTTTATCAGCGGCATTGGGGGGACTCACCGCCCCGGTGATGCGATCAACGCTGACCATATCAGCCGCCGCCTGGCGAGAAAGTTTGGCGGCATCAGCGAAACGCTCTATGCCCCGGCCTATGTTGAGAACCGGGCGTTGAAAGAGTCTTTCATGCAAAACGGCACCATTAAGGAGACGCTCGATCGCGCGCGTAAAGCCGATGTGGCGCTGGTGGGCATCGGGGATATGAATGAGAACAGCTACATGGTGAAGCTGGGCTGGTTTACGCCTCATGAGATCATTGATGCCAGCCTGAATCAGGGCGTAACCGGCGACGTGGCCGGGTATGATTTTTTTAATGCGCAGGGCCAGCATGTGGACACGGTGATGAATGACCGGGTCATTGGCCTGAGCATTGATGAGCTGCGCAAAATCCCCTGCGTCATCGCCATTGCCTCAGAAAATACCAAGGCGATGGCGATCCTCGGTGCGCTCCGGACCGGCGCAATAGATATTATTGCCAGCTCCGCACAGAACATCCGCACGCTGTTAAATATGACCAAATAA
- a CDS encoding phosphogluconate dehydrogenase C-terminal domain-containing protein, with protein sequence MSTQLKTITVIGAGGKMGMRISANLQKSDYQVFYCESAPQAQAQVTAQGRELSDAASVVPASDVVILAVPDIVLGKVSEIVVPQMKTGAILLTLDPAAAYANLIALRDGIEYAVAHPCHPSVFLERYTKEEHADAFGGVAAVQHIAASYETGSDEQKAELSKVVSVMYGPVEAVHWVTVKQLAYLEPTLVETVACMVGAFMKEALDETVKHSGVPEEAAKAMLYGHIQIALAVAFRATNPFSDACMIAMEYGREKIVKPDWKQIFDEKELDIVIARMLKIDKIRR encoded by the coding sequence ATGAGCACACAATTAAAAACAATTACCGTTATCGGCGCAGGCGGCAAAATGGGCATGCGTATCTCTGCCAACCTGCAAAAAAGTGACTATCAGGTCTTTTATTGTGAAAGCGCCCCTCAGGCTCAGGCCCAGGTGACCGCGCAGGGCCGTGAACTCTCTGACGCTGCCTCCGTGGTGCCAGCCAGTGACGTGGTGATCCTGGCCGTGCCGGATATCGTTCTGGGTAAAGTTTCTGAAATTGTTGTGCCACAGATGAAAACCGGAGCGATCCTGTTAACGCTGGACCCGGCTGCGGCCTACGCCAACCTCATCGCCCTGCGCGACGGCATTGAGTATGCCGTGGCTCACCCTTGCCATCCTTCGGTATTCCTTGAGCGCTACACCAAAGAAGAGCATGCCGATGCCTTTGGTGGCGTGGCTGCGGTTCAGCACATCGCCGCTTCTTATGAAACCGGCAGCGATGAGCAGAAAGCCGAGCTGAGCAAAGTCGTCAGCGTGATGTACGGTCCGGTTGAAGCAGTGCACTGGGTGACCGTGAAGCAGCTGGCCTACCTGGAACCCACCCTGGTGGAAACCGTGGCCTGTATGGTCGGTGCTTTTATGAAGGAAGCGCTGGACGAAACCGTTAAACACTCCGGCGTGCCGGAAGAAGCGGCTAAAGCGATGCTTTATGGCCATATTCAGATTGCCCTTGCCGTGGCTTTCCGCGCGACCAACCCCTTCTCGGATGCCTGCATGATCGCTATGGAATATGGCCGTGAGAAAATCGTTAAGCCGGACTGGAAGCAAATTTTCGACGAGAAAGAGCTGGATATCGTCATCGCCCGCATGCTGAAAATCGACAAAATCCGCCGTTAA
- a CDS encoding sugar phosphate isomerase/epimerase family protein, translating to MSTGLSTYAYFWRMSEKVPAPMSLQQVLQHTAEMGVSVFQICDYPQIEGWSSLQLQALRQQADQLGMSLELGTRGLMAEHLQRYLELADALEVTVLRSMFNSATSRPTLDEASSMIERVLPKFEQQQLKLCLETYEQVRSADMMSVINRFDSPSLGVCLDPANCVAALELPEQVIENTVDRVLNLHIKDFAFSRQDGWVGFTLAGAPMGEGLLNYDLLIDRVQPDLKGINQIVEHWLPWQQEAERTCQLEQQWTQQSVDYLRKHQFQE from the coding sequence ATGAGCACAGGGTTAAGCACTTACGCTTATTTCTGGCGCATGTCAGAAAAGGTTCCTGCGCCGATGAGCCTGCAACAGGTGCTGCAGCACACGGCGGAGATGGGCGTTTCTGTTTTCCAGATTTGCGATTATCCGCAGATTGAGGGCTGGAGTTCATTACAACTTCAGGCCTTGCGTCAGCAGGCTGACCAGTTGGGTATGAGCCTGGAGCTGGGTACCCGTGGCCTGATGGCAGAACACCTCCAGCGTTATCTTGAGCTTGCAGACGCGCTCGAAGTGACGGTGCTGCGTTCGATGTTTAACAGCGCCACCTCGCGCCCGACGCTTGATGAAGCGTCATCGATGATTGAAAGGGTGCTGCCAAAATTTGAACAGCAGCAGCTTAAGCTGTGCCTGGAAACTTATGAGCAGGTTCGCAGCGCTGACATGATGTCGGTGATTAACCGGTTTGACTCTCCGTCACTGGGCGTTTGCCTGGATCCGGCTAACTGCGTGGCGGCGCTGGAGTTGCCTGAGCAGGTAATTGAAAACACTGTGGATCGCGTCCTCAATCTGCACATCAAAGATTTCGCGTTTTCCCGTCAGGATGGCTGGGTTGGCTTTACGCTGGCTGGCGCACCTATGGGGGAAGGCTTACTCAATTATGACCTGTTGATCGACCGGGTTCAGCCTGATCTTAAAGGCATAAACCAGATTGTCGAACACTGGCTGCCCTGGCAGCAGGAGGCTGAACGCACCTGCCAGCTCGAACAGCAGTGGACTCAACAAAGCGTCGACTATTTACGTAAACATCAATTTCAGGAGTGA
- a CDS encoding triose-phosphate isomerase family protein codes for MTQPRITLGVSLKMYFSYQQTLAWSKEVAAIARSHPAIVSGEVGLFVLPSFPTLPRVLEAFADTNAVVGAQDLCPEDNGAWTGEVSGTLLAEMGCGYAEVGHAERRRYFHEDDEMIARKLAASLRNGLTPVLCLGEPEQGESQDAIALCRQQLDASLQVARQQQLSGHIILAYEPQWAIGAATSAPDDFIAEVCHGLRQIHGLGNFTFSVIYGGSAGPGLLNRLGNRVGGLFLGRFAHQPSALAAIIDEAAALAKAQGAV; via the coding sequence ATGACACAGCCGCGGATTACGCTGGGCGTTAGCCTGAAAATGTATTTCAGCTATCAGCAAACGCTGGCATGGAGTAAGGAAGTCGCTGCTATAGCCCGGTCTCATCCGGCCATCGTCAGTGGCGAGGTGGGGCTGTTTGTCCTGCCCTCGTTTCCCACGCTGCCGCGGGTGCTGGAGGCTTTTGCCGACACTAACGCGGTGGTGGGCGCGCAGGATCTTTGCCCGGAAGATAACGGAGCATGGACCGGAGAGGTCAGCGGCACTCTGCTGGCAGAGATGGGCTGTGGCTATGCGGAAGTCGGCCATGCCGAACGCCGCCGCTATTTTCACGAAGACGACGAAATGATTGCCCGCAAGCTGGCCGCTTCGCTGCGCAACGGCCTGACACCGGTGCTTTGTCTGGGGGAGCCAGAACAGGGCGAAAGTCAGGACGCCATTGCGTTGTGCCGTCAGCAGCTGGATGCCTCGTTGCAGGTGGCTCGTCAGCAACAGCTTTCCGGCCACATTATCCTGGCCTATGAACCGCAGTGGGCTATCGGCGCGGCGACCTCTGCACCGGACGATTTCATTGCTGAAGTCTGTCACGGGCTGCGTCAGATTCACGGGCTGGGTAATTTCACCTTCAGCGTGATTTATGGCGGCAGCGCAGGTCCCGGCCTGCTTAACCGCCTGGGCAACCGCGTCGGCGGACTGTTCCTGGGGCGCTTTGCCCATCAGCCTTCCGCGCTGGCGGCAATCATTGATGAAGCCGCAGCACTGGCTAAAGCGCAGGGGGCCGTATGA
- a CDS encoding dihydroxyacetone kinase family protein has product MTYLFNQPSAFASELIEGFVAANADKVRQVPGGVVRSTRSAPGSVAIVIGGGSGHYPAFSGLVGQGMAHGAAMGNLFASPSAQQIYNVARAAENGGGVLLAFGNYAGDVLHFGQACERLKSEGIPCEVLAVTDDISSASLAEQEKRRGVAGDLAVFKAASAAAEAGYSLEEVVRLARHANHRTRSLGVAFSGCTLPGATHPLFEVAHGTMALGMGIHGEPGISECAIPPADALADLFVESLLKECPQEISQPRGQRVAAILNGLGSVKYEELFVVYRRVAQRLQEAGLEVVDPEVGEFVTSFNMAGASLTLMWLDEELESFWRAPANAPAFRKGSVIVAEALSEAELIVPEVDEVPAATKASQHSAGCVLAVVNAIAQVIEENEEELGRIDAVAGDGDHGIGMARGVKGAQEKALEMQQRQAGAGTLLCRAADAWADKAGGTSGALWGVALTAIGTALGDSEAPDAQRVALGVQHAKEGIMHFGKARPGDKTMVDVLVPFSETLSARVQAGDSLVEAWAAAAQQATLSAEATANLVPKMGRARPLAEKSMGTPDAGAVSLALIVNKVLEQLRQTAPATENRLQETN; this is encoded by the coding sequence ATGACCTATTTATTCAACCAACCTTCAGCCTTCGCCAGCGAACTGATTGAAGGGTTTGTAGCGGCCAACGCGGATAAAGTGCGTCAGGTGCCGGGCGGCGTGGTACGCAGTACCCGCAGCGCACCAGGCAGCGTGGCGATTGTTATTGGCGGCGGCTCCGGCCACTACCCGGCTTTCTCCGGTTTAGTCGGGCAGGGGATGGCTCACGGTGCCGCGATGGGCAATCTGTTTGCCTCGCCTTCTGCCCAGCAAATTTATAACGTGGCCCGTGCGGCAGAAAACGGCGGCGGTGTGCTGCTGGCCTTTGGTAACTATGCCGGGGATGTGCTGCATTTTGGTCAGGCCTGCGAGCGCCTGAAATCCGAAGGGATCCCCTGTGAAGTGCTGGCCGTCACCGACGATATCTCCAGCGCTTCGCTCGCGGAACAGGAAAAACGCCGCGGCGTTGCGGGAGATTTAGCGGTGTTCAAAGCGGCCTCTGCGGCGGCAGAAGCGGGATATTCGCTGGAGGAGGTGGTCCGTCTTGCCCGTCATGCCAATCATCGCACCCGTTCTCTGGGCGTCGCTTTCTCCGGTTGTACGCTGCCCGGAGCCACCCATCCTCTGTTTGAGGTGGCGCACGGCACTATGGCGCTGGGTATGGGCATCCACGGCGAGCCGGGGATCAGCGAATGCGCCATTCCCCCTGCGGATGCGCTGGCCGATCTGTTTGTGGAAAGCCTGCTGAAAGAGTGCCCGCAGGAGATTAGCCAGCCTCGCGGTCAGCGGGTAGCGGCGATCCTCAACGGCCTGGGCTCGGTGAAATATGAAGAGCTGTTTGTGGTCTATCGCCGCGTGGCACAACGTCTGCAGGAGGCCGGGCTGGAAGTGGTGGACCCGGAAGTCGGTGAATTCGTTACCAGCTTCAACATGGCTGGAGCTTCCCTGACCCTGATGTGGCTGGATGAGGAGCTGGAAAGTTTCTGGCGTGCTCCGGCTAATGCGCCGGCCTTCCGTAAAGGGAGCGTCATCGTGGCTGAAGCCCTGAGCGAGGCTGAGCTGATCGTGCCGGAAGTGGATGAGGTTCCCGCTGCCACTAAAGCTTCGCAACATTCTGCAGGCTGCGTGCTGGCTGTAGTCAACGCCATTGCACAGGTTATTGAAGAAAACGAAGAAGAACTGGGCCGTATTGATGCGGTTGCCGGTGACGGCGACCACGGCATCGGCATGGCTCGCGGAGTGAAAGGCGCGCAGGAAAAAGCGCTGGAAATGCAGCAGCGTCAGGCTGGGGCAGGCACCTTGCTGTGCCGGGCCGCCGATGCCTGGGCTGACAAAGCCGGTGGCACTTCGGGCGCATTATGGGGCGTGGCGTTAACCGCCATCGGCACCGCGCTGGGGGACAGTGAAGCGCCTGATGCTCAGCGCGTGGCTCTCGGCGTACAGCATGCCAAAGAGGGCATCATGCACTTTGGCAAAGCCAGACCGGGCGACAAAACCATGGTCGACGTGCTGGTGCCATTCAGTGAAACGCTGAGCGCCCGCGTGCAGGCCGGGGATTCGCTGGTGGAAGCCTGGGCAGCGGCTGCACAGCAGGCTACGCTGAGTGCTGAAGCCACGGCTAACCTGGTGCCAAAAATGGGCCGTGCCCGTCCGCTGGCCGAAAAGAGCATGGGCACCCCGGATGCGGGCGCTGTCTCTCTGGCGCTGATCGTTAATAAAGTGCTGGAGCAGCTTCGCCAGACGGCCCCGGCCACTGAAAATCGCCTGCAGGAGACAAACTGA
- a CDS encoding MFS transporter: protein MSTHLQSAVEKSAIRKVSLRLVPFVALMFFINFLDRTAISFAGPNGMSEDLGLQAAQFGLASGIFFIGYILLEVPSNLALHRFGARKWLARIMVSWGIVSLLFTWVSSVEGLYTLRLLLGVAEAGFFPGAILFLSMWVPARHRSKVLSLFYLAQPLTVVFGAPLAAALIEQHGLFGLSGWRVMFLGVSIPAIVVGIITWFYLADSPREAKWLNEEEKQWLSTELEKERDQKQGNMHPGLRTVMFNGRVWMLCLIYFGFIYGLYALAFFLPTIIAGFQQQFGTSFNVIEKGLITGVPYLFAAVVMFFWSRDASRRGCKTWHIALPALTGAVSVPLALYMDSPMATILVISITASSIFAALPNFWTLPTQFLTGASAAAAIALINTLGNVAGFSAGYLTGMLKDATGGYTVSMMVVGGFMLLSAILMLLLNARRPGIQSGRLPKEHTQ from the coding sequence ATGAGTACGCACCTGCAATCCGCCGTCGAAAAATCAGCTATCCGCAAGGTTTCCCTGCGCTTAGTCCCCTTTGTTGCCCTGATGTTCTTTATCAACTTCCTCGACCGCACGGCGATCTCTTTCGCCGGTCCTAACGGGATGAGCGAAGACCTGGGGCTACAGGCCGCGCAGTTTGGTCTGGCCTCAGGCATCTTCTTTATTGGTTATATCCTGCTGGAAGTTCCCAGCAACCTTGCCCTGCATCGCTTTGGTGCCCGTAAATGGCTGGCAAGGATCATGGTCAGCTGGGGCATTGTCTCGCTGCTCTTTACCTGGGTCAGCAGTGTGGAAGGGCTTTATACCCTGCGCCTGTTGCTGGGTGTGGCAGAAGCCGGCTTCTTCCCCGGGGCGATCCTGTTCCTGAGCATGTGGGTTCCGGCACGCCATCGCAGCAAGGTGCTGTCGCTGTTCTACCTGGCGCAGCCGCTGACCGTCGTTTTTGGTGCCCCTCTGGCCGCCGCACTGATCGAACAGCACGGGCTTTTTGGACTTTCAGGCTGGCGCGTTATGTTCCTCGGCGTCTCTATTCCAGCCATCGTGGTCGGCATCATCACCTGGTTCTACCTGGCAGATTCACCGCGTGAGGCCAAATGGCTGAACGAAGAGGAGAAACAGTGGCTCAGCACCGAGCTGGAAAAAGAGCGCGACCAGAAGCAGGGCAACATGCATCCGGGCCTGCGTACCGTGATGTTTAATGGCCGTGTCTGGATGCTGTGCCTGATCTATTTCGGTTTCATCTACGGTCTGTATGCGCTGGCCTTCTTCCTGCCTACCATCATTGCCGGCTTCCAGCAGCAGTTCGGCACCTCCTTTAATGTGATTGAGAAGGGGCTGATTACCGGTGTGCCTTACCTCTTCGCCGCCGTAGTGATGTTCTTCTGGTCACGGGATGCCTCGCGCCGGGGCTGCAAAACCTGGCACATCGCGCTGCCAGCCCTGACCGGGGCAGTCAGCGTGCCGCTGGCCCTTTATATGGACTCGCCAATGGCTACCATCCTGGTGATCTCCATTACCGCCAGCTCCATTTTTGCTGCCTTACCTAACTTCTGGACTTTACCTACGCAGTTCCTGACCGGCGCTTCTGCCGCGGCGGCTATTGCGCTGATCAATACGCTGGGTAACGTCGCCGGCTTCTCGGCAGGCTACCTGACCGGCATGCTGAAAGACGCCACCGGAGGCTACACCGTTTCAATGATGGTGGTGGGGGGCTTCATGTTGCTCTCCGCAATACTGATGCTGTTACTCAACGCCAGACGTCCAGGAATCCAGTCTGGCCGCCTTCCTAAGGAGCACACGCAATGA
- the rpiB gene encoding ribose 5-phosphate isomerase B has translation MSSIAIGADDAALELKNLIKQHLQDKNIEVTDYSNDAQNDRPLYPDIAWSLANAIKDGQHERGILICGTGIGMAIVANKVTGIRAAQCHDTYSAERARKSNNAQVMTMGARVIGPELARSIVNSWLESEFEAGGSSAKVDKISYYEQNAGGK, from the coding sequence ATGTCTTCTATCGCGATTGGTGCCGATGACGCGGCACTGGAATTAAAAAACCTGATTAAACAGCATCTTCAGGACAAAAATATCGAAGTCACCGACTACAGTAATGACGCGCAAAACGATCGTCCGCTCTATCCGGACATTGCCTGGTCCCTGGCGAACGCCATTAAAGATGGCCAGCATGAACGCGGTATCCTGATCTGCGGCACGGGCATTGGCATGGCGATTGTGGCGAATAAAGTCACCGGCATTCGTGCCGCTCAATGTCACGACACTTATTCCGCAGAGCGTGCCCGTAAAAGTAACAACGCACAGGTTATGACTATGGGCGCACGGGTTATCGGTCCTGAACTGGCGCGTTCGATAGTGAACAGCTGGCTGGAGTCAGAATTTGAAGCGGGCGGCTCATCGGCGAAAGTCGATAAGATCAGCTATTACGAGCAGAATGCCGGCGGGAAATAA
- the tal gene encoding transaldolase yields MNQLDALKQYTTVVADSGDIESIRNYHPEDATTNPSLILKASSLDSYKHLITDAIDYAKKQGGSKETQIINASDKVAVNLGMEILKSVPGRVSTEVDARLSFDRGMCVTKAEKLVRMYEDHGIDRSRILIKLASTWEGIRAAEELEKNGINCNLTLLFSFAQARACAEAGVFLVSPFVGRIYDWYNTRKPMDPYVVDQDPGVVSVRNIYEYYKQHRYNTVIMGASFRKTEQILALAGCDRLTISPNLLEELQASDAPVERKLAPSTEAFHQPAPLSEQEFRWEHNQDAMAVEKLAEGIRQFAKDQQELEDVLSARL; encoded by the coding sequence ATGAACCAGCTAGACGCACTGAAACAATACACCACCGTGGTGGCTGACAGTGGCGATATTGAATCCATCCGTAACTATCACCCGGAAGATGCCACCACCAACCCGTCTCTGATCCTGAAAGCCTCCAGCCTCGACTCTTACAAGCACCTGATTACCGACGCTATCGACTACGCCAAAAAACAGGGCGGCAGCAAAGAAACCCAAATTATCAATGCCAGCGATAAAGTCGCCGTTAACCTCGGAATGGAAATTCTGAAAAGCGTTCCCGGACGCGTTTCCACCGAAGTGGATGCCCGCCTCTCGTTCGACCGCGGCATGTGTGTGACCAAAGCAGAAAAGCTGGTCAGAATGTATGAAGATCACGGTATCGACCGTTCACGCATTTTGATCAAACTGGCGTCCACCTGGGAAGGTATCCGCGCAGCGGAAGAACTTGAGAAGAATGGCATCAACTGCAATCTGACCCTGCTGTTCTCCTTTGCTCAGGCCCGCGCCTGTGCCGAAGCGGGCGTCTTCCTGGTTTCTCCGTTCGTAGGACGTATCTATGACTGGTACAACACCCGCAAACCTATGGACCCTTATGTAGTGGATCAGGATCCGGGCGTGGTGTCTGTTCGCAACATCTACGAATACTACAAACAGCACCGTTATAACACGGTGATCATGGGGGCCAGCTTCCGTAAAACGGAACAGATCCTGGCGCTGGCAGGCTGCGATCGTCTGACCATTTCCCCTAACCTGCTGGAAGAGTTGCAGGCCAGCGATGCCCCTGTAGAACGCAAGCTGGCCCCTTCTACCGAAGCTTTCCATCAGCCAGCTCCGCTGTCTGAGCAGGAGTTCCGCTGGGAGCACAACCAGGATGCGATGGCGGTTGAAAAACTGGCCGAAGGTATCCGTCAGTTTGCTAAAGATCAGCAGGAACTGGAAGACGTACTGTCTGCAAGACTGTAA